The following are encoded together in the Lathyrus oleraceus cultivar Zhongwan6 chromosome 3, CAAS_Psat_ZW6_1.0, whole genome shotgun sequence genome:
- the LOC127132719 gene encoding monothiol glutaredoxin-S6 has protein sequence MDLLASLTENKPVVIFSKSTSIMSHTVKALIRSFGAEPIVIEIDKMANGHQIERALIQLGCRPSVPAVFIGQQFIGGTDEVISLNVQNKLAPMLLKASAIFIW, from the coding sequence ATGGATTTGTTAGCATCATTAACAGAGAACAAACCAGTGGTGATCTTCAGCAAAAGCACCAGTATCATGAGTCACACAGTGAAAGCACTTATAAGAAGTTTTGGAGCCGAACCTATAGTTATTGAGATTGATAAAATGGCAAATGGACATCAAATAGAGAGAGCACTGATTCAGCTTGGTTGTAGACCAAGTGTGCCGGCAGTTTTCATAGGACAACAATTCATAGGTGGTACTGATGAAGTTATAAGCCTCAATGTTCAAAACAAGCTTGCTCCAATGCTTTTAAAGGCTAGCGCTATTTTCATTTGGTAG